From a single Paenibacillus sp. FSL W8-0426 genomic region:
- a CDS encoding TetR/AcrR family transcriptional regulator C-terminal domain-containing protein, with product MVNKTTEDLRVRRTHKLLYNALFDLMGKHSFEHITVKQICDLAMVHRTTFYTHFQDKFDLLSRAVQQIAEEEFKNFAEVSLSPFDNFRELFSVAAKHKTLFSQLLFEERDSLRNLLRRDMGAGMKKYLVEHHSIEVDSIEIQIKLEAYIGAVLGVLNWWMENNMSIDEEELYKKMNIFSEWTFAE from the coding sequence ATGGTAAATAAAACAACGGAAGACCTTAGAGTCAGAAGAACCCATAAGCTCCTGTACAATGCTCTATTTGATCTCATGGGCAAACACTCATTTGAACATATAACGGTGAAGCAAATTTGTGATTTGGCGATGGTGCACCGGACTACGTTCTATACGCATTTTCAGGATAAATTTGATTTACTTTCACGTGCCGTGCAGCAAATTGCCGAGGAAGAATTCAAGAACTTTGCCGAGGTATCCCTTTCTCCGTTCGATAATTTTCGGGAATTGTTTTCCGTTGCAGCGAAACATAAAACATTATTTTCACAGCTTTTATTTGAGGAAAGAGATTCCTTAAGGAATTTGTTGCGGAGGGATATGGGGGCAGGTATGAAGAAATACTTGGTTGAGCATCACTCCATTGAAGTAGATTCCATAGAAATACAAATTAAACTGGAGGCCTACATCGGAGCTGTTCTTGGTGTGTTAAATTGGTGGATGGAGAACAACATGTCTATTGATGAAGAGGAATTATACAAAAAGATGAATATCTTTTCAGAATGGACTTTCGCAGAATAG
- a CDS encoding sigma-70 family RNA polymerase sigma factor: protein MDDNEQFITLVKLSRAGDHEAYGEIYEKTVQDVYRTVRFLVRHASDAEDLVQEVYIQAYRSLEKFDAQRPFRPWLMGIAMRIVQNDRRKKLLRLRFNERVNKTDTAMEQDFTGELVSKLAHRPLLEQVQRLPYKQRQVITLHYLSEYTQEEIATILDIPLGTVKSRIHAGLGKLRQKKRILQFIEGRKVEDWG from the coding sequence ATGGATGACAATGAACAATTCATAACTTTGGTTAAACTGTCGCGTGCGGGGGACCACGAAGCATATGGGGAAATCTATGAAAAGACAGTGCAGGACGTGTATCGCACCGTTCGTTTTTTGGTGAGGCATGCGAGCGATGCGGAGGACTTGGTGCAGGAAGTTTACATTCAGGCGTATCGCTCCCTGGAGAAATTTGATGCCCAGCGTCCGTTTCGCCCGTGGCTGATGGGCATTGCCATGCGTATCGTTCAGAACGATCGGCGAAAAAAACTGCTTCGTCTGCGCTTTAACGAGCGGGTGAACAAAACGGACACAGCCATGGAACAAGACTTTACAGGCGAATTGGTTAGCAAACTGGCCCATCGTCCGTTGCTGGAACAAGTACAGCGATTACCCTACAAACAGCGGCAAGTCATTACTCTCCATTATTTGAGCGAGTATACGCAGGAAGAGATTGCAACGATTCTGGATATTCCGCTTGGAACGGTGAAATCCCGCATCCATGCCGGATTGGGCAAGCTGCGTCAGAAGAAGCGCATTTTACAATTCATCGAAGGCAGAAAGGTGGAGGATTGGGGATGA
- a CDS encoding helix-turn-helix domain-containing protein — MSDDKNANQLCGKVEQSYLIIGRKWVALIIHALMEEPKRFSEIHAYIPDLSKRVLNDRIKELEEEGIVVRHVVTERPVRTEYMLTRKGTELGRALGAVEQWAEKWL, encoded by the coding sequence ATGAGTGATGATAAGAATGCCAATCAGCTATGTGGAAAAGTGGAACAGTCTTATCTGATCATTGGCCGAAAATGGGTCGCCCTCATCATTCACGCATTGATGGAAGAGCCCAAACGTTTCAGCGAAATACACGCTTATATTCCAGATCTGAGCAAGCGTGTGCTGAATGACCGAATAAAGGAACTTGAAGAAGAGGGGATCGTCGTTCGCCATGTGGTGACAGAGCGCCCGGTTCGTACCGAATATATGCTAACGCGCAAGGGTACGGAGCTTGGGCGGGCATTAGGCGCTGTCGAGCAGTGGGCTGAAAAGTGGCTGTAA
- a CDS encoding LacI family DNA-binding transcriptional regulator, producing MPTIMDISRISGLSKSTVSRVLNDHPHVSVESRQKVQRAITELGYVRNTQGVQLRLQASNHIGVLVPDVEHPYFSQLVSALSRSLGSMGYQLVIYQTESSPEYERDVYARLLRREMDAVVIAHSHFSEREIKEYIGSYIGIICNEAMDGEFLDVFRLDEEDAVFQATAYLLSKGRRHLFFCMDHLTLLQEKRWNGFQRAHQQFGLACTKSQCYMGLVTMEDGYALGEQLFTSDQLPDGMITGSDFVATGLLKAAKQKGISVPQEMSVIGFDNHPVGLMTNPELTTLTNCVPEMARDVTACLTRRLKGMRSAPIAKTYKTSLIIRNST from the coding sequence TTGCCTACCATAATGGATATTTCACGTATAAGCGGTCTCTCCAAGTCGACGGTATCACGTGTGTTAAACGACCATCCTCATGTATCTGTTGAAAGCAGGCAAAAAGTACAGAGAGCCATTACGGAGCTGGGATATGTCCGCAATACGCAGGGGGTTCAGTTGCGTCTACAGGCCAGCAATCATATCGGTGTGCTTGTCCCGGATGTGGAGCATCCCTATTTCAGTCAGCTTGTTAGTGCATTAAGTCGATCTTTAGGCTCGATGGGGTATCAACTTGTCATCTATCAGACTGAATCATCCCCCGAGTATGAACGTGATGTGTATGCCCGATTGTTACGTCGAGAAATGGATGCCGTTGTTATTGCTCATTCCCATTTCTCGGAGAGAGAAATTAAAGAATATATAGGTTCTTACATTGGAATCATATGCAACGAAGCGATGGACGGAGAGTTTCTCGATGTCTTTCGATTGGATGAAGAAGATGCGGTCTTTCAAGCGACAGCCTATTTGCTGTCCAAGGGGCGCCGTCATCTATTCTTCTGTATGGATCATCTGACACTATTGCAAGAGAAAAGATGGAACGGGTTTCAACGGGCTCACCAACAATTCGGCCTTGCGTGTACGAAATCACAATGTTATATGGGTCTGGTGACTATGGAAGATGGTTATGCCTTGGGAGAACAATTATTTACTTCTGATCAATTGCCGGATGGAATGATAACAGGTAGTGACTTTGTAGCTACAGGTTTATTGAAAGCAGCAAAGCAAAAGGGGATATCCGTGCCTCAAGAAATGTCCGTCATCGGATTTGATAATCATCCTGTGGGATTGATGACTAATCCGGAACTGACCACATTAACCAATTGTGTTCCCGAAATGGCCAGGGATGTTACAGCATGTCTTACCCGGAGATTGAAGGGGATGCGATCTGCTCCTATAGCGAAAACCTACAAAACTTCGCTGATTATACGTAATTCTACTTAA
- a CDS encoding DUF3600 domain-containing protein has protein sequence MKELENELREAFKDQTGQWTVPTESKERLMQQIEKRVSSINKRRSSRWMVAGIISIALLIPTGAYAGYTYLADGIYGSQQSVAALGVTVEEYARLEAKLQGAKAHFSNEDYTAFMSLLQQWGKIALAQAGPDGQLHPEQWDNGVRQQYEALAVKLEPYFTQLEQVSSHDIRMSHNIIMGEEQFWKEQFAQAKEMFSAEDYADFQAVYEEMKRIEALTVTSDGTVNEEQLSEKQRSDLDELTQRISVYLKRLGLEIR, from the coding sequence ATGAAGGAATTGGAGAACGAATTACGCGAAGCATTCAAGGATCAGACAGGTCAATGGACCGTGCCGACGGAAAGCAAGGAACGATTAATGCAGCAGATCGAAAAAAGAGTCAGTTCCATAAACAAAAGAAGAAGCAGCAGATGGATGGTTGCGGGCATCATTAGCATCGCCTTGTTAATCCCTACCGGTGCCTATGCAGGTTACACCTATTTGGCAGATGGCATCTATGGCAGTCAACAATCGGTTGCGGCGTTGGGCGTGACGGTAGAAGAGTATGCCCGGCTTGAAGCCAAATTGCAGGGCGCCAAGGCTCATTTTAGCAATGAAGATTACACCGCCTTTATGAGTCTGCTCCAGCAGTGGGGGAAAATTGCACTTGCTCAAGCCGGTCCGGATGGACAACTGCATCCCGAGCAATGGGATAACGGAGTCAGACAGCAGTACGAAGCATTGGCCGTGAAGTTAGAACCTTACTTTACTCAACTAGAGCAAGTTAGTTCACATGATATAAGGATGTCACATAACATCATCATGGGTGAAGAGCAGTTTTGGAAAGAACAGTTTGCCCAGGCCAAGGAAATGTTCAGTGCGGAAGACTATGCCGATTTCCAAGCTGTCTACGAGGAAATGAAGCGCATTGAAGCATTGACCGTAACCAGTGATGGCACCGTAAATGAAGAGCAACTGTCCGAGAAACAGCGTTCGGATTTAGACGAACTTACACAGCGCATTAGCGTTTATTTGAAGAGGCTGGGCCTTGAAATACGATAG
- the ssuE gene encoding NADPH-dependent FMN reductase, with amino-acid sequence MSKIAIISGSPNNRSRVNGVVQYAKLKLEQQGCEVAIIDVYSLPPADLMHANFNSKPILSAHAKVEEATGIIIASPVYKTTYTGILKAYVDLLPQKAFKDKIAAAYFVGGTLSNLLSIDYALKPLLASMGTKSFAENVFAIDSQIERIEVPNQDIQFQLDHEIQQRMDASILDLIAYTKRI; translated from the coding sequence ATGAGTAAAATAGCGATCATTTCTGGAAGCCCCAACAATAGATCTCGGGTAAACGGCGTTGTTCAATATGCCAAACTGAAATTGGAGCAGCAAGGCTGCGAAGTAGCGATCATCGATGTGTACTCCTTGCCTCCGGCTGATTTGATGCACGCCAATTTCAACAGCAAGCCCATATTAAGCGCACATGCCAAAGTGGAAGAAGCGACAGGAATCATTATTGCAAGCCCGGTGTATAAAACAACCTATACAGGCATCCTTAAAGCTTACGTTGATTTATTGCCGCAAAAAGCCTTTAAAGATAAAATCGCAGCTGCCTATTTTGTAGGAGGTACCCTTTCGAACTTGCTTTCCATCGATTATGCGTTGAAGCCCCTTTTAGCCTCGATGGGAACTAAATCTTTTGCGGAAAATGTATTTGCCATCGACAGTCAGATCGAACGTATTGAAGTTCCTAACCAAGACATTCAATTCCAATTAGATCACGAAATCCAGCAGCGTATGGATGCCTCAATATTGGATTTGATTGCCTACACCAAACGCATCTGA
- a CDS encoding VOC family protein codes for MGAQMNAYLMSGDARSQANYYIEALGGEIQFVSTYGDAPGAPEAMKDKVMHLAITVAGTNSLMLSDVFEPVSYNRSVSLSLTYNDEAEARAAYAKLSEGGESKYPFALQPWGAYYGEIIDQFGVTWMITKM; via the coding sequence ATGGGAGCACAAATGAACGCTTATCTGATGTCGGGGGATGCAAGAAGCCAGGCAAATTACTATATCGAGGCACTCGGTGGGGAAATCCAGTTTGTCAGTACATACGGGGATGCGCCCGGCGCGCCCGAGGCAATGAAGGATAAAGTGATGCACTTGGCGATCACGGTGGCGGGAACGAATTCGTTGATGCTGTCCGACGTGTTTGAGCCGGTATCGTATAACCGGAGTGTCAGTCTCTCATTAACGTATAATGATGAGGCTGAAGCGAGAGCGGCCTATGCCAAGCTAAGCGAAGGCGGAGAAAGCAAGTATCCTTTTGCCCTTCAGCCATGGGGTGCTTATTATGGAGAGATTATTGATCAATTCGGAGTTACGTGGATGATCACTAAAATGTAG
- the zwf gene encoding glucose-6-phosphate dehydrogenase, which translates to MDAMTFVLFGATGDLAKRKIYPALYNLFVDQKMPKSFSVIGLGRRELSDVEFQGNVEKSLHTFSRQTPEEESVVRDFIGAFRYCSLNNTKPEDYVKLLELVEQREKELNIPENRMFYMSVAPEFFEPIAENIQQSGLGNTKGWKKLIIEKPFGHDLQSARELNEKLSSTFAEEEIYRIDHFLGKPMVQNIEVLGYANPVIQALWSNRYIANVQITASETVGVEERAAYYDQSGATRDMFQNHMLQILMMTALHLPKRCTPDEIRFKKRKIVESLRPLTKEKIASQVVRAQYAAGELQGESVVGYLDEPGVPAGSQNETYVAARLWIDDPFWSEVPFYIRTGKRLAEKSTRIVIEFKEPLKTGHESERTSDPNLLTIEIGPGESISLQLNGKNPLHHGEVEPINLTFSSGKRNIPEAYENLIYDAMRGDSTFFAHWKEVELSWQWVQPILEAFQEGSIPLDTYAAGSQGPESSDRLTAADGFRWW; encoded by the coding sequence ATGGACGCAATGACATTTGTCTTGTTTGGGGCAACTGGCGATTTGGCCAAGCGCAAAATTTATCCTGCTTTATACAATTTGTTCGTTGATCAGAAAATGCCGAAATCCTTCTCCGTGATCGGATTGGGGCGGCGTGAACTGTCGGATGTCGAGTTCCAGGGCAATGTTGAAAAATCGTTACACACCTTTTCGCGCCAGACGCCGGAAGAAGAATCCGTCGTACGCGATTTTATCGGGGCGTTCCGTTACTGCTCGCTGAACAATACGAAGCCTGAAGATTATGTGAAGCTTCTGGAGCTTGTGGAGCAGCGTGAGAAGGAATTGAATATTCCGGAAAATCGCATGTTTTATATGTCGGTCGCTCCTGAGTTCTTCGAGCCAATCGCGGAGAACATTCAGCAAAGCGGTTTGGGCAACACCAAAGGCTGGAAGAAATTGATCATTGAAAAACCGTTTGGCCATGATCTGCAATCCGCACGCGAGCTGAACGAGAAATTAAGCAGCACGTTTGCGGAAGAAGAAATTTACCGGATTGACCATTTCCTTGGCAAACCGATGGTGCAGAACATCGAAGTACTCGGTTATGCCAACCCGGTCATTCAGGCCTTGTGGTCGAACCGTTACATCGCGAACGTACAGATTACGGCAAGCGAAACGGTTGGCGTCGAGGAACGCGCAGCGTATTACGATCAAAGCGGCGCAACGCGCGACATGTTCCAAAACCATATGCTGCAAATACTGATGATGACGGCCCTGCACTTGCCGAAGCGCTGCACGCCTGATGAAATCCGCTTCAAAAAACGGAAAATCGTTGAATCGCTTCGTCCGCTGACGAAAGAAAAGATCGCTTCCCAAGTCGTGCGTGCACAATATGCTGCCGGCGAACTTCAAGGCGAATCCGTTGTAGGTTATTTGGACGAGCCTGGCGTTCCTGCCGGTTCCCAAAATGAAACTTACGTTGCCGCAAGATTGTGGATCGACGATCCGTTCTGGAGCGAAGTTCCGTTCTATATTCGCACAGGTAAACGCCTTGCGGAGAAATCGACGCGCATCGTCATTGAATTCAAAGAGCCGCTCAAAACGGGTCATGAATCGGAAAGAACATCCGATCCGAACCTGCTGACAATCGAAATCGGTCCAGGCGAGAGCATTTCCTTGCAGCTCAACGGGAAAAATCCGCTGCATCATGGCGAGGTGGAGCCGATTAACCTGACGTTCTCCTCCGGCAAGCGCAACATTCCTGAAGCTTACGAGAACCTCATTTATGATGCCATGCGCGGTGATTCCACATTCTTTGCGCATTGGAAAGAGGTGGAGCTGTCCTGGCAGTGGGTACAACCGATCCTGGAAGCCTTCCAGGAAGGAAGCATACCGCTGGATACGTATGCGGCAGGATCTCAAGGCCCTGAATCCTCAGATCGCCTGACGGCGGCAGACGGATTCCGTTGGTGGTAA
- a CDS encoding VOC family protein has product MSTKQSGTAIPILPSRSIDEQLDFYQALGFEVTYRQAKPNLYACVRHRIVELHFFVLKQLNPENSYSMCYVHVPDVDAVYKEFSENLKNVYRKIPTKGFPKISKPNDLLEDRRFNLIDPAGNRLLIGTKHTENRQIVKGTSKFEVAYEAAYRMMYAKDEPVGAAKVLDVVLSKAQDASSLLHFRAYVLRADIAVAMEEWSIVNHFVQKTDQISLSDSELIEKVTEEEFIRLREIKKMLEMQGEY; this is encoded by the coding sequence TTGTCAACAAAACAATCCGGTACCGCGATCCCCATTTTGCCCAGCAGATCTATAGACGAACAACTGGATTTTTACCAAGCATTAGGTTTCGAAGTGACGTACCGTCAAGCCAAACCCAACCTGTACGCTTGCGTCCGTCACAGAATCGTAGAACTACATTTCTTTGTACTCAAGCAACTGAATCCGGAAAATTCTTACAGCATGTGCTACGTACACGTTCCAGATGTGGATGCCGTATACAAGGAATTTAGTGAGAATTTAAAAAATGTGTACAGAAAAATCCCCACTAAGGGATTTCCTAAAATTTCAAAACCAAATGACCTGTTGGAAGATCGCAGATTTAATCTCATCGATCCTGCTGGTAACCGTCTGTTAATTGGAACTAAGCATACCGAGAATAGACAAATCGTAAAAGGGACCTCCAAATTTGAAGTCGCCTACGAAGCTGCCTACCGAATGATGTATGCCAAAGATGAGCCAGTTGGTGCAGCAAAAGTACTAGATGTAGTGCTTTCAAAAGCTCAAGATGCATCTTCATTACTTCATTTTAGAGCGTACGTATTACGTGCAGATATCGCAGTTGCTATGGAGGAATGGTCAATTGTGAATCACTTTGTCCAGAAAACGGATCAGATTTCATTATCTGACTCAGAACTTATTGAAAAAGTCACAGAAGAAGAATTTATTAGGCTAAGAGAAATTAAAAAAATGCTTGAAATGCAAGGGGAATATTAA
- a CDS encoding MerR family DNA-binding transcriptional regulator: protein MKGIEIARKLKISTSALRHYEAWGLIPKVERAANGYRNYTKEHEAYFECIRAMYAGFGMNLVREVMPLIINGDILNALWLINKAQVNLHAEREVAQRTVDMLDLKEMTDLPKYSYKDSFTIGELAKEANVSTSAIRHWEKEGLIRPERDKDSGFRIYSPSDIRKVFIIRTVQRVAYSLDIVREVLSGIDNNSIAQIKQIAHESLQYIDKALLEQVHGIGSLNNLLNVISNKEEK from the coding sequence ATGAAAGGGATCGAGATAGCAAGGAAATTGAAGATAAGTACCAGCGCATTAAGGCATTATGAAGCTTGGGGACTTATTCCAAAGGTCGAAAGAGCGGCCAACGGGTATCGCAATTATACAAAGGAACATGAGGCTTATTTTGAGTGCATACGTGCAATGTACGCAGGTTTTGGAATGAATTTGGTCCGAGAGGTTATGCCACTCATCATAAATGGGGATATACTTAATGCTTTATGGCTGATTAATAAAGCTCAAGTTAACCTTCATGCAGAAAGGGAAGTCGCACAAAGAACTGTCGATATGCTTGATTTGAAAGAAATGACAGATCTCCCCAAGTACAGTTATAAAGATTCGTTTACAATCGGAGAGTTAGCTAAAGAAGCGAATGTGTCTACTTCTGCAATTCGGCATTGGGAGAAGGAAGGATTAATCAGACCTGAGCGAGACAAAGATAGTGGATTCCGTATATACAGTCCATCTGATATTCGCAAGGTATTTATTATTCGAACGGTTCAAAGAGTAGCTTACTCATTGGATATTGTTCGTGAGGTATTATCGGGGATTGATAATAATAGCATTGCTCAAATTAAGCAAATTGCTCATGAGTCTCTTCAATACATTGATAAAGCGTTGCTTGAGCAGGTACATGGTATAGGTTCTTTAAATAATCTTCTTAATGTAATCTCAAATAAAGAAGAAAAGTAG
- a CDS encoding acyl-CoA dehydrogenase family protein — translation MANLSSDHQLTTLERQLLNNATALVPYLQKFGTMIDEERHIPEEVIQKVSDAGLFKLGTPKEYGGHEVSIRAMVEIISEVAKGNGSVGWVVQIINGNNYTASLSLSSEALDSLFGQQEEVRFCSVLGARKAVVKKVDGGYLVEEGFWGFGSGSKHATHALLNLNDAKSMQESKNLGMMLAVVPMSEVTIVDDWYTMSLKGSASNSLEIKNVFIPEKYVVSQDTKQMSSLPVELKGRDKYKPYVQLITSITTGISAILGLARGAVEYFVEKAPHRGITMTIHHSQAEVGHIQYKVGLAAMKVESAHLHISRAIDHLERHVQNAEGFSLKEVAQLQTDMTYAAMLCWEAVDMLMAESGGSVIADSNRLSQIFRDIRGGSNHALTTASTGLELYGRVLMGLPPQHGMTLAYASSLGSTTGAKADNE, via the coding sequence ATGGCTAACTTAAGCAGCGACCATCAGCTCACCACACTTGAACGTCAATTACTAAACAACGCTACAGCGTTAGTTCCCTATCTTCAAAAATTCGGAACGATGATTGATGAAGAAAGACATATTCCTGAAGAGGTTATTCAGAAAGTTTCGGATGCGGGTTTGTTTAAGCTTGGCACACCGAAAGAGTACGGAGGTCATGAGGTAAGTATCCGTGCCATGGTTGAAATTATTTCCGAGGTGGCCAAGGGGAACGGCTCTGTTGGCTGGGTCGTTCAAATCATTAACGGCAACAACTATACGGCTTCATTGTCTTTATCTTCCGAAGCATTGGATTCTCTCTTTGGTCAGCAAGAGGAAGTACGTTTTTGTTCCGTCTTGGGAGCACGCAAAGCTGTAGTGAAAAAAGTAGACGGGGGCTATTTGGTAGAGGAGGGCTTTTGGGGATTCGGTTCAGGTTCCAAGCATGCAACCCATGCTTTGTTAAATTTGAATGACGCAAAGTCCATGCAGGAAAGCAAAAATTTGGGGATGATGTTGGCCGTCGTTCCGATGAGTGAAGTTACCATTGTAGATGACTGGTACACGATGAGTTTAAAAGGGTCGGCAAGTAATAGTCTGGAAATCAAAAATGTCTTTATTCCAGAGAAATATGTCGTCAGCCAGGACACGAAACAAATGAGTTCTTTGCCTGTTGAATTAAAAGGGCGTGACAAATACAAACCTTATGTACAGCTTATTACAAGTATTACGACCGGGATCAGTGCGATTCTCGGACTGGCCAGAGGGGCTGTCGAGTATTTTGTTGAAAAAGCGCCTCATCGAGGAATAACGATGACCATCCATCATTCTCAGGCGGAAGTGGGCCATATTCAGTATAAAGTAGGGCTTGCCGCCATGAAAGTCGAATCCGCTCATCTTCATATCAGTCGAGCCATTGATCATCTGGAGCGTCATGTGCAAAATGCAGAAGGATTCAGCCTAAAGGAAGTGGCTCAGCTTCAGACGGATATGACCTATGCAGCGATGTTATGCTGGGAAGCCGTAGATATGCTAATGGCGGAGAGCGGAGGGAGTGTCATTGCCGATTCCAATCGCTTGTCTCAAATCTTCCGTGACATTAGAGGCGGCTCTAATCATGCGCTGACTACGGCATCTACCGGGCTTGAGCTATACGGAAGAGTACTAATGGGCTTACCGCCACAGCATGGGATGACATTAGCTTACGCATCGTCTCTAGGATCAACTACTGGAGCTAAAGCAGACAATGAGTAA
- a CDS encoding stalk domain-containing protein has protein sequence MKKYLAGLLIIFVLCFGLPRQAYMEAFNQQPLAFEDINLEQAIKSLLNKNDDESLTKEDLESLTDVNLSGKGIKSLQGLEYAVNMTTLDLSDNQIEDIKPLRKLTKLTDLSVSRNQFNDLSALAGLVNLNTLSISSNKITDLKPLAGLVNLWRLDAANNNIKDLAPLSKLTNLLSLDLSSNQIYDLEPLRNLQRLSYLYLKNNRVWDLEPLQQRGFLPYYDTGAFIEPLALQNNYLDLSKGSKTYKLFVKMAGNELPGGQRKTQRLVIGSTTAYVGESAYRITAAPFIQTGRTYVPIRFISEKLGAAVNWKQSTKEVTIQKDGKTIRWVVGNRQVKVNQQTVMQDAPLLLKNGSAFVPVRFVAEQLNTSVEYMGSKHMVVIFKN, from the coding sequence ATGAAGAAATACCTTGCTGGATTATTAATTATTTTTGTCCTATGTTTTGGCTTACCAAGACAGGCTTACATGGAGGCGTTTAACCAACAGCCTTTAGCTTTTGAGGATATCAACCTAGAACAAGCGATTAAGTCATTATTGAATAAAAACGACGATGAATCACTGACAAAAGAGGATTTAGAGTCACTGACCGACGTTAATTTATCGGGTAAAGGAATTAAGAGTTTGCAGGGTTTGGAGTATGCAGTCAATATGACGACTTTGGATTTGAGTGACAATCAAATTGAGGATATTAAGCCCCTCAGGAAGTTAACGAAGTTGACAGATTTATCGGTATCTAGGAACCAATTCAATGATCTTTCAGCGCTAGCGGGACTAGTTAATCTGAATACGTTGTCCATAAGTTCTAACAAGATCACAGATCTAAAGCCGCTAGCAGGATTGGTTAATCTTTGGAGACTCGATGCTGCGAATAATAACATCAAAGATCTTGCTCCTTTATCTAAATTAACTAACTTACTTTCTCTGGATTTATCATCTAACCAGATCTATGATTTGGAGCCGTTGAGAAATCTTCAAAGATTGTCTTACCTCTATTTGAAAAATAATCGAGTCTGGGATTTAGAGCCGCTCCAACAACGTGGTTTTTTACCGTATTATGATACGGGTGCATTCATTGAACCACTTGCACTGCAAAATAACTATTTAGATTTAAGCAAGGGATCGAAAACATATAAATTATTTGTGAAAATGGCAGGAAATGAGTTGCCTGGCGGTCAGCGTAAGACACAGCGCTTGGTGATCGGCAGCACGACTGCTTATGTTGGAGAAAGTGCTTATCGTATTACCGCAGCGCCATTTATTCAGACAGGACGTACCTATGTGCCGATCCGTTTCATCTCCGAGAAGCTTGGGGCAGCCGTGAATTGGAAGCAGAGCACCAAAGAGGTAACGATTCAGAAGGATGGTAAAACGATTCGTTGGGTTGTAGGGAACAGGCAGGTAAAAGTAAACCAGCAAACGGTGATGCAAGATGCTCCTTTACTTCTGAAGAACGGCAGTGCGTTCGTTCCTGTTCGTTTTGTGGCGGAGCAGTTAAATACTTCCGTTGAATATATGGGGAGCAAGCATATGGTCGTGATTTTCAAAAATTAA
- a CDS encoding HAD-IIB family hydrolase, giving the protein MEVIYTPAVTEYLILFDFDETYYPHECLPEQLNMVYELEKYLQQLARNHQVKIAWVTGSSVQQIQAKMKIAGMTQLPHFIASNLGTEMWEVEPDGQLVTVPSWAKIIQASGFSRRDVEDLISELKSTFNIVLHEQTQFGQSGYKMNYYYYPVSASRTQYDISIIRHLAANYGIGININICNPKAGDPENAYDVDFIPAGTGKKAAVQFLMDYSQVLLSKTLAFGDSGNDIEMLRMVAHGYLLQNATAEAKSCHNNIAPFPYAEGILHVCRNFFGE; this is encoded by the coding sequence ATGGAAGTCATCTATACCCCCGCTGTAACCGAATATCTGATATTGTTTGATTTTGACGAAACGTATTACCCGCATGAATGTTTGCCTGAACAACTCAACATGGTGTACGAACTGGAAAAATACCTCCAGCAGCTTGCCAGAAATCATCAAGTAAAGATAGCTTGGGTCACCGGAAGCAGTGTTCAGCAAATTCAAGCAAAAATGAAAATAGCCGGTATGACACAGCTCCCCCATTTTATAGCGAGCAATCTGGGCACAGAGATGTGGGAAGTCGAGCCTGACGGACAACTGGTCACTGTTCCTTCATGGGCAAAGATTATACAGGCATCCGGATTCTCTCGAAGAGATGTAGAAGATTTAATTAGCGAATTAAAATCAACATTTAACATTGTCCTTCACGAACAGACTCAATTTGGTCAATCTGGATATAAAATGAACTACTATTATTATCCGGTATCGGCATCCAGAACCCAATATGATATAAGTATCATCAGGCACCTGGCTGCAAATTACGGGATCGGAATTAATATTAATATTTGCAATCCCAAGGCGGGTGATCCGGAGAACGCATATGATGTCGATTTTATCCCCGCAGGAACTGGAAAGAAAGCGGCTGTGCAATTCCTGATGGATTATAGTCAGGTACTCCTCTCCAAAACATTGGCCTTCGGTGACAGTGGAAATGACATCGAGATGCTTCGGATGGTTGCCCATGGATATCTTCTCCAGAATGCAACGGCAGAGGCAAAGTCATGCCACAACAACATTGCCCCTTTTCCTTACGCCGAGGGAATTTTGCATGTATGCAGAAATTTCTTTGGGGAGTAA